A DNA window from Myxococcales bacterium contains the following coding sequences:
- a CDS encoding phytanoyl-CoA dioxygenase family protein, with product MPLVHLPADAPTDEITDVLDRDGCVVLDRVLDRETISQVRSDMAPYIETAPRGDDEFTSPETRSAGMIVARSPKAREIIMNSTILEIAAHALSHATTFQLHIAEVIDVGPGAAAQPVHRDQWAFDLFPFPVGHDSTCATMWALTDFTEENGATRVIPGSHTLENNLEFSQADTEPAVMEAGSVLLYTGSLYHGAGANRSDSPRPGLIVHYSLGWLRQEENQYLSVPSDVLQSLPEDLLRLMGYSFGAYSLGFIDGGRDPIAAIRPDLEKSSSGISYQDVRERLSPA from the coding sequence ATGCCCCTTGTTCACCTGCCGGCCGACGCGCCGACCGACGAAATTACCGACGTGCTGGATCGCGACGGATGTGTCGTGCTCGATCGCGTGCTGGATCGCGAGACGATCTCTCAGGTTCGAAGCGATATGGCTCCCTACATCGAGACCGCACCCAGGGGCGATGACGAGTTCACGAGCCCTGAGACCAGGAGTGCTGGAATGATCGTGGCGCGCTCGCCGAAGGCGCGCGAGATCATCATGAACAGCACCATTCTCGAGATCGCCGCGCACGCGCTCTCCCACGCCACGACTTTCCAATTGCACATCGCGGAGGTCATCGACGTCGGACCCGGGGCGGCAGCGCAACCCGTTCACCGGGACCAGTGGGCTTTCGATCTATTCCCGTTTCCCGTCGGCCACGATTCGACCTGCGCAACGATGTGGGCTCTCACGGATTTTACTGAAGAAAACGGCGCGACCCGTGTCATCCCGGGGTCTCATACGTTGGAAAACAATCTCGAGTTTTCGCAGGCCGACACCGAGCCGGCGGTGATGGAAGCGGGCTCCGTCCTGCTCTACACGGGCTCGCTATACCACGGAGCCGGCGCAAACCGGAGCGATTCCCCTCGCCCGGGCCTCATCGTTCATTATTCCCTCGGTTGGCTCCGCCAGGAAGAGAATCAGTACTTGAGCGTGCCCTCGGATGTTTTACAGTCGCTCCCGGAAGATTTGCTTCGGCTCATGGGATATTCGTTCGGCGCCTATAGCCTCGGCTTCATCGATGGGGGTCGCGACCCCATTGCGGCCATACGGCCGGATCTCGAAAAGTCCAGTTCGGGAATCAGTTACCAAGATGTCCGCGAGCGGTTGTCACCCGCTTGA
- a CDS encoding TetR family transcriptional regulator C-terminal domain-containing protein → MGRKSLQAVRRSQILDACEEIVFEDGLASASLARVAGRVGLDRTTIHHYFRTRSDLLAGLVERIVDGYLAEVREVQAARGSNADVAEILDFLLSPDFARPHYDRLVDEFSAASYEDAEVRRQLRRLFVTLEEFTVSLLLKAVPDAAPERVRETAYTMYALIEGAYLLHALGFPDDRLKAARRTAHMLVEGLQREARSPADGTEEN, encoded by the coding sequence ATGGGCCGCAAGAGTCTTCAAGCCGTTCGCCGCAGCCAGATCCTGGACGCCTGCGAAGAAATCGTGTTCGAAGACGGACTCGCGTCCGCCTCGCTGGCGCGGGTAGCCGGCCGGGTAGGGCTCGATCGCACCACAATTCATCACTATTTCCGCACCCGGTCAGACCTGCTCGCCGGACTCGTCGAACGGATCGTCGACGGGTACCTGGCCGAGGTCCGCGAGGTACAGGCCGCGCGGGGGTCGAACGCGGATGTGGCCGAGATCCTCGACTTCTTGCTGAGCCCCGACTTCGCCCGACCCCACTACGACCGACTCGTGGACGAATTCAGCGCCGCCTCCTACGAGGACGCCGAGGTGCGGAGACAGCTTCGGCGGTTGTTCGTGACGTTGGAGGAATTCACCGTTTCGTTGCTCCTGAAGGCCGTGCCCGACGCCGCGCCCGAACGCGTGCGCGAAACCGCCTACACGATGTACGCCCTGATCGAAGGCGCCTATCTCCTGCACGCGCTGGGTTTCCCGGACGACCGGCTCAAGGCAGCGCGACGCACCGCGCACATGTTGGTCGAGGGGCTACAGCGGGAAGCGCGTTCCCCTGCGGACGGGACGGAAGAGAACTAG
- a CDS encoding aromatic ring-hydroxylating dioxygenase subunit alpha, with the protein MLDLSKLIANQKPGFTLQQPFYTDPAIYELEVDRIFLRAWIYAGHCSQIPDRGDYFLFEIAAESVIVIRQKNGEVHALLNVCRHRGSRVCLEHAGNVPAFVCPYHAWTYDLSGKLRSARVADGELDRAAYGLKRIQARILHGLIFINFDNTADNFDPIEHDLDACLAPYGLANAKVAHETSYPVDANWKLAVENYTECFHCRPSHPEYSLSHSLAVPEEKHQALWDGMDECAESIGLVTERFSRTCADSGSFGNDRMYDHYPLLDGYETGSEDGKLVAPLLGNLKRAGGIASDFQVGPLTFFLAYSDHVVTYRFVPTSPLQSRCDISWLVNGDAVEGKDYELDALTWLWDVTTIADKRIIENNQRGINSSFYTPGPYTKMEEPTRQFVEWYLAGISTEPQS; encoded by the coding sequence ATGCTTGATCTCTCGAAACTGATCGCCAACCAGAAGCCCGGCTTCACGCTGCAGCAGCCCTTCTACACCGATCCCGCGATCTACGAACTGGAAGTCGACCGGATCTTTCTGAGAGCCTGGATCTATGCCGGACACTGCAGCCAGATCCCTGATCGCGGTGACTACTTCTTGTTCGAAATCGCGGCTGAGTCGGTCATCGTGATCCGACAGAAGAACGGCGAAGTCCATGCGCTGCTGAACGTCTGCCGCCACCGTGGCTCACGAGTCTGCCTCGAGCATGCTGGCAACGTGCCCGCGTTTGTCTGCCCCTATCACGCCTGGACCTATGATCTCAGCGGCAAGCTGCGCTCGGCACGTGTCGCCGATGGGGAGCTCGACCGGGCGGCTTATGGGCTCAAGCGAATCCAGGCTCGCATCCTGCACGGCCTGATCTTCATCAACTTCGACAATACGGCGGACAACTTCGATCCGATCGAACACGACCTCGACGCATGTCTTGCCCCCTATGGACTCGCAAACGCCAAGGTCGCCCACGAGACGAGCTATCCCGTCGATGCGAACTGGAAGCTGGCGGTCGAAAACTACACGGAGTGTTTCCACTGCCGTCCCTCCCATCCGGAGTATTCACTGTCGCACAGCCTGGCGGTTCCCGAGGAGAAGCACCAGGCTCTCTGGGATGGCATGGACGAGTGTGCAGAAAGTATCGGCCTGGTTACCGAGAGATTCAGTCGCACTTGTGCCGACTCGGGCAGTTTCGGCAACGACCGAATGTACGATCACTATCCGCTGTTGGATGGATACGAAACCGGGAGCGAGGACGGGAAGCTGGTGGCGCCTTTGCTCGGGAATCTGAAACGAGCGGGCGGGATCGCGTCGGACTTCCAGGTCGGCCCACTGACATTTTTTCTCGCGTACTCGGACCATGTGGTCACCTATCGCTTCGTTCCGACCTCGCCCCTGCAATCGCGTTGCGATATCTCCTGGCTCGTGAATGGCGATGCCGTAGAAGGCAAGGACTACGAACTGGACGCCCTGACATGGCTATGGGACGTAACGACGATCGCCGACAAACGAATCATCGAGAACAACCAGAGAGGGATCAATTCCAGCTTCTATACACCCGGCCCCTATACAAAGATGGAAGAACCCACGAGGCAGTTCGTCGAGTGGTATCTCGCGGGTATCTCGACGGAGCCTCAGTCCTGA
- a CDS encoding formate--tetrahydrofolate ligase, producing MPSDIEIAQSATPKPIGEIAKQAGLQEDDFESYGRYIAKLTREKCIDLQKNGDGDGKLILVTAMSPTPAGEGKTTTSIGLADALQAVGKNAMLCLREPSLGPCFGMKGGAAGGGYAQVLPMEEINLHFTGDFHAIGLANNLLSAVLDNHIHHGNDLGIDPRRITWSRVVDMNDRALRNIAIGMGGVNNSVPRQDEFQITVASEVMACFCLCDDLSDLKRRLGNIVVGHTYDRKPVCVRDLKVDGAMTVLLKDALRPNLVQTIEHTPTFVHGGPFANIAHGANSIIATRAALKMADYVVTEAGFGADLGAEKFMNLVCRKAGFKPDAVVIVATIRSLKMNGGMPKNELTQENLAALTSGLANLKRHISNIHSFGLPLVVALNRFSADTPKEVVLAMEKCAHLGVEVIESTVWEHGSKGGIKLAEAVIDIIDRVPSDFTYLYEDSLPLWKKIEVVAQKIYGARELEADKRVRNKLHNLEKAGYGHLPVCIAKTQYSFSSDPKLLGAPEHFDLTVRDVRLAAGAEFVIVYCGDIMTMPGLPKVPAAEIIDVDENGRITGLF from the coding sequence ATCCCCTCTGATATCGAAATCGCGCAGAGCGCCACGCCGAAGCCGATTGGCGAGATCGCCAAGCAAGCGGGGCTGCAGGAAGACGATTTCGAGAGCTATGGCCGCTACATCGCCAAGCTCACCCGTGAAAAATGTATCGACCTTCAGAAGAACGGCGACGGCGACGGAAAACTGATTCTCGTGACTGCGATGAGTCCCACGCCGGCCGGTGAGGGCAAGACCACCACCTCCATTGGACTCGCTGACGCTCTCCAGGCCGTCGGCAAAAACGCGATGCTGTGTCTGCGCGAACCCTCCCTCGGTCCCTGCTTCGGCATGAAGGGGGGTGCGGCAGGAGGCGGGTATGCCCAGGTGCTGCCCATGGAGGAGATCAATCTCCATTTTACGGGAGACTTCCACGCCATCGGTCTGGCGAACAACCTGCTCTCTGCGGTTCTCGACAATCACATCCACCACGGCAATGACCTGGGAATCGATCCCCGGCGCATTACCTGGTCGCGAGTCGTCGACATGAACGATCGCGCACTGCGCAATATTGCGATCGGCATGGGCGGCGTGAACAACTCGGTGCCGCGTCAGGATGAGTTCCAGATCACGGTTGCATCGGAAGTCATGGCGTGTTTTTGCCTCTGCGACGACCTCAGTGACTTGAAGCGACGGCTCGGCAACATTGTCGTAGGACATACCTATGATCGAAAGCCGGTATGCGTTCGCGATCTGAAAGTCGATGGAGCGATGACGGTACTGCTGAAGGACGCCCTTCGCCCGAACCTGGTCCAGACGATCGAACACACGCCGACCTTCGTGCACGGCGGTCCCTTCGCCAACATCGCCCACGGTGCCAACTCGATCATCGCAACCCGCGCGGCGCTGAAGATGGCCGACTACGTGGTTACGGAAGCGGGCTTCGGAGCGGATCTCGGCGCCGAGAAGTTCATGAATCTCGTCTGTCGCAAGGCCGGCTTCAAGCCCGATGCGGTCGTGATCGTGGCCACGATTCGGTCGCTCAAGATGAACGGCGGCATGCCCAAGAACGAACTCACCCAGGAGAATCTCGCAGCGCTGACCTCCGGCCTCGCCAACCTCAAACGTCACATCAGCAACATCCACTCCTTCGGCCTTCCGCTGGTCGTCGCCTTGAATCGGTTCTCCGCCGACACGCCGAAAGAAGTCGTGCTCGCGATGGAGAAGTGTGCTCACCTCGGGGTGGAGGTGATCGAGAGCACGGTCTGGGAACACGGCTCGAAGGGCGGGATCAAGCTCGCCGAAGCGGTCATCGACATCATCGATCGAGTTCCTTCGGACTTCACCTACCTCTACGAGGACTCGTTGCCGCTCTGGAAGAAGATCGAGGTCGTGGCGCAGAAGATCTACGGCGCTCGGGAGCTCGAGGCGGACAAGCGAGTGCGCAACAAGTTGCACAACCTCGAGAAGGCCGGTTACGGCCACCTGCCCGTCTGCATAGCGAAGACCCAGTACTCGTTCTCGTCGGATCCGAAACTGCTCGGGGCCCCCGAGCACTTCGACCTCACCGTGCGAGACGTGCGACTCGCCGCAGGCGCCGAGTTCGTGATCGTCTACTGCGGAGACATCATGACGATGCCGGGGCTCCCGAAGGTACCCGCCGCAGAAATCATCGATGTAGACGAGAACGGTCGAATCACCGGACTCTTCTAA
- a CDS encoding S9 family peptidase, with the protein MKHCCRLLSLWGAIATVSIGLPTSAGGLAAETLFPALRINGVTVSPSGDWALARAVNGEMHGLIAQKLGSKRATAVFGTEDAIHAVYWVGKDRFVVIFTEDSSVLVARIYEQEGEPRIERHMIRAPGGLADPLPLVDDFVLWQVRYPSKSSVQRIQLQDLIDYRGEMDGRVMHLGETLGTIRGSVSDWVVDRSGNPRAALRDDDGTLEILTRAVDVKSFRVVYSFEEDSGNEIYPKSVAPGGEALIVLAYGGHDTMGIHEFEPESGTLGARIFGRDDVDVTDVLFDPIHGDLIAAVYEDGGQRRYHYLDRDVEGICGDKSSDSRAVFSRSADRRIYSVKASSPTNPGTWYLCDASTRSAVVVAKVAEDLDASQLSDVQSIEVTSQDGTRVEAFLTVPSDLGGDAAPLVVIPHGGPFDARDSKVYDPFVQYFASWGFAVLQVNYRGSSGYGRTFKEAGRREWARGIEDDIDAAVELIVQRPEIDGDRICIVGGSYGGFSALASILRHPERYRCAVTINGVTDVPLLFESSDIAEDERNLRLLTERLADVETERPRLVEISPVYDVRRMQTPVYVIYGTKDRRVVPEHAHRLLLMLDLLGKEHEVLEIRGGEHSPDRREWIVITRSIRRYLTRYLFPSRTFVDDRNISPGP; encoded by the coding sequence TTGAAGCACTGTTGCCGCCTGCTCTCGCTCTGGGGCGCGATCGCGACAGTCTCGATCGGGCTGCCGACGTCGGCCGGTGGGCTCGCCGCCGAAACCCTCTTTCCCGCCTTGCGTATCAACGGTGTCACGGTTAGCCCCAGCGGAGACTGGGCGCTCGCCCGGGCGGTGAACGGGGAGATGCACGGTCTGATCGCGCAGAAGCTGGGGTCCAAACGAGCCACCGCTGTCTTCGGCACTGAGGACGCGATTCACGCAGTCTACTGGGTCGGCAAGGATCGATTCGTCGTCATCTTCACAGAGGATTCTTCCGTTCTGGTCGCGCGCATTTATGAGCAGGAGGGCGAGCCTCGAATCGAGCGACACATGATCCGAGCGCCGGGTGGGCTCGCCGATCCACTTCCGCTCGTCGATGACTTCGTGCTTTGGCAGGTCAGGTATCCGAGTAAGAGTTCGGTTCAGCGGATTCAATTACAGGACCTCATCGACTACCGCGGTGAAATGGACGGGAGGGTGATGCACCTCGGAGAAACCCTCGGCACGATCCGCGGATCCGTTTCTGACTGGGTCGTAGACCGAAGCGGAAACCCGCGTGCCGCGCTCCGGGACGACGACGGAACGCTCGAGATTCTGACCCGCGCCGTCGATGTAAAATCCTTTCGAGTGGTTTACAGCTTCGAGGAGGATAGTGGGAACGAGATCTACCCGAAAAGCGTAGCTCCGGGTGGTGAAGCATTAATCGTGCTCGCGTACGGCGGTCACGACACGATGGGGATCCATGAATTCGAACCGGAGTCAGGAACGCTCGGAGCGAGAATCTTCGGTCGTGATGATGTAGACGTGACTGACGTGCTGTTTGATCCGATCCATGGAGACCTGATCGCCGCGGTTTACGAGGACGGAGGGCAGCGGCGTTATCACTACCTAGACCGAGATGTCGAGGGAATCTGCGGTGACAAAAGTTCCGACTCGCGAGCGGTTTTCAGCCGCAGCGCGGACCGACGGATCTACTCCGTCAAAGCCTCGAGCCCGACAAACCCCGGAACATGGTATCTCTGCGATGCATCGACCAGGTCGGCGGTGGTTGTTGCGAAGGTCGCTGAAGACCTTGACGCGAGCCAACTCTCCGATGTTCAGAGCATTGAAGTGACATCGCAGGACGGAACGCGCGTCGAGGCATTCCTAACCGTCCCGAGCGACCTCGGCGGGGACGCCGCGCCGCTCGTCGTCATTCCACACGGGGGCCCGTTCGACGCGCGGGACAGCAAGGTCTACGACCCGTTTGTCCAGTACTTTGCCAGCTGGGGCTTTGCGGTTCTGCAGGTCAACTACCGGGGATCGTCCGGGTATGGGCGAACGTTCAAAGAGGCAGGAAGGAGGGAGTGGGCGCGAGGGATCGAGGACGACATCGACGCCGCCGTGGAATTGATCGTGCAGAGGCCCGAAATCGACGGGGATCGGATCTGCATCGTAGGCGGCAGCTACGGCGGTTTCTCGGCCCTGGCCAGCATCCTGCGGCACCCGGAGCGCTATCGCTGCGCCGTCACGATCAACGGCGTGACCGACGTGCCGCTCCTCTTCGAGAGCAGCGACATCGCTGAGGATGAGCGCAATCTTCGACTCCTCACCGAGAGACTTGCGGACGTCGAGACCGAACGGCCTCGTCTCGTCGAAATCTCCCCCGTCTACGATGTCCGGCGAATGCAGACTCCGGTGTACGTCATCTATGGAACGAAAGATCGCCGCGTCGTTCCCGAGCACGCGCATCGCCTGCTGCTGATGCTCGATCTCCTCGGGAAGGAGCACGAGGTTCTCGAAATTCGAGGAGGGGAGCATTCCCCCGACCGACGGGAGTGGATCGTAATTACGCGCTCGATCAGACGATATCTGACGAGGTACCTCTTTCCGTCACGTACTTTTGTCGACGACCGGAACATCTCACCTGGCCCCTAG
- a CDS encoding FAD-dependent oxidoreductase, which yields MTVDRATLHGPEVASLESRSWWLREALAADPGTPCPPLQGRVHADVAIVGGGYTGMWTAYHLKQADPGAEVVLLEADICGGGPSGRNGGFMYGLWSDFSVLEDLFGAQEAARTCRASETAVDFAVDLFHKADIDIWFKRAGHLNVSTSPMFDDALDEYRELQSRKEFPENFYQLLSAAEVADRCRSPQFRAGVLEVSGATVQPARLARGLRALILDAGVRIYEGTPVDSIQGGSPVQIVTRAGAVTAEQVVLGLNAWSNQLPGFTRSIIPRASHIVLTEPAPERLQEMGWTGGEGLGDFRATLNYIRTTPDGRIAFGAATATPGHGAEGRMSNDTSWFKRLEESLHRWFPAFRGVGIDSAWGGPIDVSAHHVPFFGSMWGGNVHYGMGFTGGGVGPCILGGQILSSLALGKKDEFTSLPLVGFRSKRFPPEPFMYIGAKITLEAILRTDDAWEAGESGNFLLKAVARLPRLFGYNLGH from the coding sequence ATGACCGTCGATCGTGCCACGCTGCACGGACCCGAGGTCGCCTCGCTCGAATCCAGATCCTGGTGGCTCCGCGAGGCTCTGGCCGCAGACCCCGGAACTCCGTGCCCGCCTTTGCAGGGTCGAGTGCACGCCGACGTTGCCATTGTCGGTGGGGGTTACACCGGAATGTGGACGGCCTATCACCTGAAGCAGGCCGACCCCGGTGCGGAGGTCGTGTTGCTCGAGGCCGATATCTGCGGTGGCGGTCCCAGCGGCAGAAACGGCGGCTTCATGTACGGGCTCTGGAGTGACTTCTCGGTGTTGGAGGATCTCTTCGGCGCGCAGGAGGCGGCCAGAACCTGTCGCGCCTCCGAGACCGCCGTCGATTTTGCGGTAGACCTCTTCCACAAGGCCGACATCGACATCTGGTTCAAACGCGCCGGTCATCTCAACGTTTCCACGTCTCCTATGTTCGATGATGCGCTCGACGAATACCGGGAACTTCAGTCGCGCAAAGAGTTCCCGGAAAACTTCTATCAGCTGCTCTCGGCTGCAGAGGTTGCCGACCGATGCCGGTCGCCGCAGTTCCGTGCCGGGGTCCTGGAGGTTAGCGGTGCCACGGTGCAACCCGCGCGTCTGGCCCGGGGACTGCGGGCTCTGATTCTCGACGCTGGAGTACGCATCTACGAAGGAACGCCGGTCGATAGCATCCAGGGCGGCTCACCGGTCCAGATCGTTACGCGCGCCGGTGCAGTCACCGCCGAACAGGTCGTGCTCGGTCTGAACGCCTGGTCGAACCAACTCCCCGGATTTACCCGAAGCATCATTCCGCGGGCGAGCCACATCGTCCTTACCGAGCCGGCACCCGAGAGACTTCAAGAGATGGGGTGGACGGGAGGTGAGGGGCTCGGCGATTTCCGTGCAACGCTCAATTACATTCGCACCACTCCCGATGGTCGGATCGCATTCGGGGCCGCCACGGCGACTCCCGGTCACGGCGCGGAAGGCCGCATGTCGAACGACACGTCGTGGTTCAAGCGTCTCGAAGAATCGCTTCACAGGTGGTTCCCCGCGTTTCGCGGCGTTGGCATCGATTCAGCGTGGGGCGGGCCAATCGACGTCAGTGCTCACCATGTTCCGTTCTTCGGGTCGATGTGGGGCGGGAACGTCCACTACGGGATGGGCTTCACCGGGGGTGGCGTAGGTCCATGCATCCTCGGCGGTCAGATTTTGTCTTCGCTAGCCCTCGGCAAAAAAGACGAATTCACTTCCTTGCCCCTCGTGGGGTTCCGTTCGAAGCGGTTCCCACCGGAGCCGTTCATGTACATCGGTGCGAAGATCACCCTCGAGGCAATCCTCCGCACGGACGACGCATGGGAAGCCGGCGAATCCGGCAACTTCTTGCTCAAAGCAGTGGCCAGGTTGCCGCGGCTCTTCGGATACAACCTCGGCCACTAG
- a CDS encoding aromatic ring-hydroxylating dioxygenase subunit alpha, with the protein MGSHPFEEIRASYDEGRPLPGIAYRDADVFSVEAETLLRNSWLSVACGQNVAKSGDLFPVRIAGQSLLVVRDRDHEIRVFYNLCRHRGAPLATEKCSARGGRIVCPYHAWSYGLDGELVSAAHFHRHGDGRPSAEERAGLGLLSLRTAVWRDIVFVNLSSDAQRFEDFIRPLDERLANWTASELRPLSSDEYEIQANWKLAAENFIDAYHLPVLHSQIGGGFSGALGTEDVEVSDDIVGFFMPQGYGDGSGQAESPLPRFSGLAADDTLRIEVFSIFPNTLLLVEPDNQQVIVLRPQSPGVTHETFANYLVSDASQTEDLAKVRDEMYRSAIEINDQDAVLLAGLQLTRSMDVGGETQLTQAWDRTNRRFQRLWARKLLAGVG; encoded by the coding sequence ATGGGATCGCATCCATTCGAGGAGATCCGGGCCAGCTATGACGAGGGTCGCCCCCTGCCCGGTATCGCCTATCGAGATGCAGACGTCTTCTCCGTCGAAGCCGAGACGCTGCTCCGCAATTCCTGGCTCAGCGTAGCGTGCGGCCAGAACGTGGCCAAAAGCGGAGACCTCTTCCCCGTGCGGATCGCCGGGCAATCCCTGCTGGTCGTGCGCGATCGAGACCATGAGATCCGCGTGTTCTACAACCTGTGCCGTCACCGCGGAGCGCCTCTGGCGACCGAAAAGTGCAGCGCACGGGGAGGACGCATCGTCTGTCCCTACCACGCCTGGAGCTACGGGCTCGACGGTGAACTCGTCTCGGCGGCGCACTTCCATCGCCACGGAGACGGCCGCCCTTCTGCGGAGGAGCGAGCAGGGCTCGGGCTGCTCTCGCTGCGAACCGCAGTCTGGCGCGACATCGTGTTCGTGAACCTTTCCTCTGATGCCCAGCGCTTCGAGGACTTCATTCGCCCGTTGGACGAGCGCCTCGCCAACTGGACCGCCAGTGAGCTTCGGCCACTGTCCTCGGACGAGTACGAGATCCAGGCGAACTGGAAGCTCGCGGCGGAGAATTTTATCGACGCCTACCACCTGCCCGTCTTGCACTCGCAGATCGGCGGCGGCTTCAGCGGGGCGCTGGGGACCGAGGACGTCGAAGTATCCGACGACATCGTCGGCTTCTTCATGCCCCAAGGCTACGGAGACGGCTCGGGACAGGCGGAGTCACCGCTTCCGCGCTTCTCCGGTCTGGCCGCGGACGACACCCTGCGCATCGAGGTGTTTTCGATCTTTCCCAATACCCTGCTGCTGGTCGAGCCGGACAATCAACAGGTAATCGTATTGCGCCCCCAGTCCCCCGGAGTCACGCACGAAACCTTCGCCAACTATCTGGTTTCCGATGCGTCGCAGACGGAAGACCTCGCGAAGGTACGCGACGAGATGTACCGCTCGGCAATCGAAATCAACGATCAGGACGCCGTGCTGCTCGCCGGATTGCAATTGACGCGCTCGATGGACGTCGGCGGCGAGACGCAGCTCACCCAAGCCTGGGATCGGACCAACCGGCGCTTCCAACGCCTTTGGGCGCGGAAGCTCTTGGCGGGCGTCGGGTGA
- a CDS encoding aminomethyl transferase family protein, which translates to MTRLTPFHSRTSALNEGQRWEDWEGFLTATMYCLDPLVEYNTIRLGCGLFDVSPLHKYEVRGPDAQALLQRMVVRNLAPSRPGRAFYTVWCDDNGKVVDDGAIFHIAENHFRLMSTLPCLEWLIDNSVDFDATLEDVSEELVGMSLQGPTSRDLLQKLTGADVSALKYFQCTEAEVCGVPASISRTGYTGDLGFEVFMRPDDAVTIWDAVMALAPDYQARPCGLVALDMARIEAGLLQIDVEFISAKQTLFEVQTISPLELGVGWMVKLDGDYFIGRDALIKEKANGTSRWNTVGIELDVTWIEKCFKEFGMPLHLPEQAWNEAVPIYSDEAQAHLIGRGTSGMWSPLLKKYIAIARILPQHAKLGSRFWIEEYIEAKSFSIPATVVKMPFFNPARKRS; encoded by the coding sequence ATGACGCGACTAACCCCCTTTCATTCACGCACATCTGCGCTGAATGAAGGACAGCGCTGGGAAGACTGGGAAGGTTTTCTCACGGCCACGATGTACTGCCTCGACCCGCTCGTGGAATACAACACGATCCGTCTGGGGTGCGGGCTCTTCGATGTCTCGCCGTTGCACAAATACGAGGTGCGCGGCCCCGACGCCCAGGCACTTCTGCAGCGCATGGTCGTGCGCAACCTGGCGCCGTCTCGCCCGGGACGCGCCTTCTACACAGTTTGGTGCGACGATAACGGCAAGGTCGTCGACGACGGAGCGATTTTCCATATCGCCGAAAATCATTTTCGGCTGATGTCGACTCTCCCGTGCCTCGAATGGCTGATCGACAATTCCGTTGACTTCGACGCCACGCTTGAAGATGTGTCCGAAGAACTGGTGGGCATGTCGCTGCAGGGACCGACCTCCCGGGATCTCCTGCAGAAGCTGACCGGCGCCGACGTGTCGGCGTTGAAGTACTTCCAATGCACGGAAGCTGAAGTGTGCGGTGTGCCGGCGTCGATTTCACGGACCGGCTATACCGGTGACCTCGGCTTCGAGGTCTTCATGCGGCCCGATGATGCCGTAACGATCTGGGACGCCGTGATGGCGCTGGCCCCGGATTACCAGGCGCGTCCCTGCGGTCTGGTCGCCCTCGATATGGCGCGGATCGAGGCCGGGTTGCTGCAGATCGATGTCGAGTTCATCTCCGCCAAGCAAACCCTCTTCGAGGTCCAGACGATTTCGCCCCTCGAGTTGGGCGTCGGTTGGATGGTCAAACTCGACGGCGATTACTTCATTGGCCGCGATGCACTGATCAAAGAGAAGGCGAACGGCACTTCGAGGTGGAATACCGTGGGCATCGAACTCGACGTCACCTGGATCGAGAAGTGCTTCAAAGAGTTCGGCATGCCCCTTCACCTGCCCGAGCAAGCGTGGAACGAAGCGGTGCCGATCTACTCCGACGAAGCACAAGCGCATCTGATCGGCCGGGGCACCAGCGGTATGTGGTCACCGCTGCTCAAGAAGTACATCGCGATCGCGCGAATCTTGCCCCAGCACGCAAAGCTCGGATCGCGCTTCTGGATCGAGGAATATATCGAGGCCAAGTCCTTTTCCATCCCGGCGACAGTGGTCAAGATGCCCTTCTTCAACCCGGCCAGGAAAAGGTCCTGA